CAGACAGCTGTTCATGGTAAGCCTTCTCAGAAGAAATTACTGGTGCATAGGTGACCAAGGGGAAGTGGATCCTAGGATAGGGAACCAAGTTTGTCTGGAATTCAGTCAGATCTACATTGAGGGCACCATCAAATCTAAGAGAGGCAGTAATGGAAGAGACAATCTGGCCAATGAGCCTGTTGAGGTTGGTGTAGGATGGGCGCTCAATGTCCAGGTTCCTGCGGCAGATGTCATAGATGGCTTCATTGTCAACCATGAAGGCACAGTCGGAGTGTTCgagggtggtgtgggtggtcaGGATGGAGTTGTAAGGCTCAACAACAGCAGTGGCAACCTAAGAACAAAATTACATTCCATCAGCAAGGAATGCTTGTGGGGAATAACTAAAATAGtccacaattaataataatggagTTAGTGGCCTGAAACCATATTGTAACGACACCAAAATGACACTTGGCTCGTGTCCAACCCTAAAGAAATCTTGGGAGCCTTCAAGGAAAACCCTAATAATGAGGCATCTCAAAGTAACTACAAAATTTTGCTTGAGAAGATAACTACAAAATTTTGCTTGAGAAGAGATTGCAGGAATGCAACTGATTAGGACAgcaatgtttattattattaatacagaGGATTATTTGCTACCTATCCACATCCAACACACAGCTTCCTCCAGGGGTGGCAATTGCAGAACCTCCACCCCTTCCAATCTAGACACTTCCTCCATGTTTGGCCTTCAGTGCCACCTCTTTCACACATGTATTCCTTTATCCAATCCTTCCTTCTCATAAAtggccttcctctcctattGACACCTTCAGCTTTCTTCAGCTTTCTTCACACTTTAAAAATTCAGTGCTCTTCATTATCTTACTATAGCCATACCATCTTAAGTATACTCCTTTTAACTCCATCACTGAACACCACTTTCACAgatgcttatgctgtcacacaATCCTTCATGCTTATCATCCCCTACACCAACTATCTCTACTTCCTACTCTTCCAACTGACACTACCCACTCTCCAAGTGACACTACCCATATCCCTCTCCTACGTTTACAAATGTATTCTTTtatacattttcctcttttccctttcatacTATTGGGGGTCCCAAGATTAATGCAcatgcttttcctcttccctaactTTAACACCACATCACCTTCCATGACACTCCATTCATACAAGATTCCTGCACACCTGCTAAATCAACCATTCCCTTCCTaacattttctactttcctcttcccaGCTGCACTTATTCCATTCACATGAACAAAGAACATTTGGTGCCATCTTCCCCACTTGGCAAGGTGGAGCCCCCCTCCTCTCTAGCTAAGCCTTAATGTCCACTCCAAAAGGGGCCACTAGCAGTTGGCATGGCTAGATAAACGCTTTTCTGGAGGGACAGGTCACCAAACAACAGGAAGTTATTCAAGTCTTCTACAAAACCAATACCTGAAACCCTAAACTTCCTTGGCCTTCCACCTTTCAAGGTGTACCAGCTTACCATTCTAATGAACCAGATCCTTTATAATTACTGGTCTTAATAATGCTGGGAAAATGCTCCAGTTATTACATCCACTACATCATAAAGGACTAATAcaccaaaaaaagtatataccaacactaaaacaacaaaaataaggtACTAATAAAATAaggcaaacaaaagaaaatgaagttatTAATTTGTAAAATAAACTTGTAAAAAATTACAAGCTTACAAATAAAACATGCAAATAAGATTATGCATACAATACAAGATTAAGACAAAtgcaaataaaataagatacactAATTACTaataaagaataacatcacATAAAAAGTACAACCAAAGCTCACCTGAGGGGCAGGATAAATAGCGAATTCCAACTTGCTCTTCTTGCCATAATCAACTGAGAGTCTTTCCATCAACAGAGAAGTGAAGCCTGAGCCAGTGCCGCCGCCGAATGAGTGGAAGATGAGGAAGCCCTGTAGACAATGGTTAGGGTGAATCAGTCACACAggttcaattacataaaaatgaaGCAAATATGATCATGATGCATTAAGGAGAGTATTGACAAGATGAATGCTCAATtacaacaaaataaagcaaCCATGACCAAGGAGAGTATTGGCAAGTCAAGACAAATGTATCTGAAGTTAAAATAGCCATATGCCACCTGCAGACCCATGTGATGATATATGGgtataaaaataatgattaagTGAACATTTCACAATCCTGTAACAGCATAATCAAAAGTGCTGCACACACCTGCAGGCCAGTGCACTGGTCAGCCAGCTTACGGATCCTGTCCAACACCACGTCCACGATCTCCTTGCCAATGGTGTAGTGGCCACGGGCATAGTTGTTTGCTGCATCTTCCTTGCCAGTGATCAGCTGCTCGGGATGGAACAGCTGTCTGTACACACCTGTACGCACCTCATCTAGAACACAAGAATGGCAAGTTAGTAAGTTTTAAAACTCAACATTTGCCAATTAAGATTTTGAAAAATGTTAATTGGCAAGACCATTAGTGACCAACAAATTTGATCAAAGAAGCATTTATGCATGTGGCAAAGTATTATTTCATTGGAGGAATATAAAATAAGGTATAGCCTGCAATGAAACACCTACCAACAACAGAGGGCTCCAGATCAACAAACACTGCTCTAGGAACATGTTTCCCTGAGCCAGTCTCACTGAAGAATGTGTTGAAGGAGTCATCGCCAACCCCAATGGTCTTGTCAGATGGCATCTGGCCATCAGGCTGGATGCCATGCTCCAAGCAGTACAGCTCCCAGCAGGCATTGCCCATCTGCACGCCAGCCTGGCCCACATGGACGGAGATACACTCACGCTGCAGGAAGAGAACACTTATTAgatactactggtggtggtggtggtacaatgACGTACAACTCAAGTGATGGACAGATTCCTAAATGCATTGTAGGGATGAAATTTCGACATTACACTAAATTTACATAAATACAAGATGGAACTGAAGGGAATAAACTATACTTGTTTCATTTAGCCATCcatcaagataaaaaaaatttccgTAATCTTCCTGAAAGCTGATTTCCATCCTCCTACGTAGATTACAACTctcccttaatttttttttttttttcaaaactgcTTGTTGTCGTAAATCTGTTTATTTAAATGAACCTGCAAAGTTAAAATATACACTTttatttaggagagagagagagagagagagagagagagagagagagagagagagagagagagagagagagagagagagagagagagagagagagagagagagaattaccactCGGGAATGTAGCGTCACGTCCTTCCGTCCATGGTATCAGTTACCAAACCACCAACAGGATATCGCAGCAAGgaattttccttctatttaggTTTGTACTATTATCTTCATGGCTTTAGTATTTCATAGACTTCATTGGCTGGCCATGTAGCAGGATGAATGACATCGAAGCCTTGGTTTCTTACTTG
This genomic interval from Scylla paramamosain isolate STU-SP2022 chromosome 7, ASM3559412v1, whole genome shotgun sequence contains the following:
- the LOC135102370 gene encoding tubulin alpha-1 chain isoform X1 encodes the protein MRECISVHVGQAGVQMGNACWELYCLEHGIQPDGQMPSDKTIGVGDDSFNTFFSETGSGKHVPRAVFVDLEPSVVDEVRTGVYRQLFHPEQLITGKEDAANNYARGHYTIGKEIVDVVLDRIRKLADQCTGLQGFLIFHSFGGGTGSGFTSLLMERLSVDYGKKSKLEFAIYPAPQVATAVVEPYNSILTTHTTLEHSDCAFMVDNEAIYDICRRNLDIERPSYTNLNRLIGQIVSSITASLRFDGALNVDLTEFQTNLVPYPRIHFPLVTYAPVISSEKAYHEQLSVAEITNACFEPANQMVKCDPRHGKYMACCLLFRGDVVPKDVNAAIASIKTKRSIQFVDWCPTGFKVGINYQPPTVVPGGDLAKVSRAVCMLSNTTAIAEAWARLDHKFDLMYAKRAFVHWYVGEGMEEGEFTEAREDLAALEKDYEEVGMDSADGEDIEGDEY
- the LOC135102370 gene encoding tubulin alpha-1 chain isoform X2, whose translation is MRECISIHVGQAGVQIGNACWELYCLEHGIQPDGRLAENDVAANDSFSTFFSETGSGKHVPRTVFVDLEPSVVDEVRTGVYRQLFHPEQLITGKEDAANNYARGHYTIGKEVVDLVLDRIRKLRECISVHVGQAGVQMGNACWELYCLEHGIQPDGQMPSDKTIGVGDDSFNTFFSETGSGKHVPRAVFVDLEPSVVDEVRTGVYRQLFHPEQLITGKEDAANNYARGHYTIGKEIVDVVLDRIRKLADQCTGLQGFLIFHSFGGGTGSGFTSLLMERLSVDYGKKSKLEFAIYPAPQVATAVVEPYNSILTTHTTLEHSDCAFMVDNEAIYDICRRNLDIERPSYTNLNRLIGQIVSSITASLRFDGALNVDLTEFQTNLVPYPRIHFPLVTYAPVISSEKAYHEQLSVAEITNACFEPANQMVKCDPRHGKYMACCLLFRGDVVPKDVNAAIASIKTKRSIQFVDWCPTGFKVGINYQPPTVVPGGDLAKVSRAVCMLSNTTAIAEAWARLDHKFDLMYAKRAFVHWYVGEGMEEGEFTEAREDLAALEKDYEEVGMDSADGEDIEGDEY